A region from the Acanthopagrus latus isolate v.2019 chromosome 8, fAcaLat1.1, whole genome shotgun sequence genome encodes:
- the wee2 gene encoding wee1-like protein kinase 2 isoform X2, with protein sequence MVEGDLFAPSMAALYDGISQQLDFTSCGEEGSSSSDNSSDDYTSRIGSPRIQSPRIQSPRIQSPRIQSPRIQSPRIRSPSSVCRTPRVQRHRSRSNTLSSPVECTSPIPYASWKKLRLCDSPSTPKSLLSKSSQPCSSTKISRNQRTLRFNYVQAPCVNVNPFTPDTVRRNSGLQWRNSGRSDDDEDYGRRLKHSLTSSEEDDDAFLPPKRRAVQAFMLSRYESEFLELECIGVGEFGAVYKCVKRLDGCLYAIKRSRRPLAGSANEQLALKEVYAHAVLGHHPHVVRYYSAWAEDDHMIIQNEYCDGGSLNDAIVKKEMQGELFSEAELKDLLLEVSMGLKYIHSSGLVHLDIKPSNIFICQRPGAAGEGESEEEDDRGTSAGVIYKIGDLGHVTSTNSPQVEEGDSRFLASEVLHEDYSNLPKADIFALGLTVLLAAGAPPMPQNGDEWHSLREGKLPKLPQELSAPFRSLLQSLLDPDLTKRLSAREVCKHTVLREERTGRLAAQLRRELNVEKFRTAMLEKELQEARQAALSPKQSLPPGLKPPAKMGSLPKSGRRLVGRKTARSMSFGCSGYGV encoded by the exons ATGGTGGAAGGCGACTTGTTC GCCCCAAGCATGGCGGCATTGTATGACGGGATCAGCCAGCAGCTGGACTTCACTAGctgtggagaggaggggagcagcagcagtgacaacagTTCAGATGACTACACCTCCAGGATCGGCAGTCCCCGGATCCAGAGTCCCCGGATCCAGAGTCCCCG GATCCAGAGTCCCCGGATCCAGAGTCCCCGGATCCAGAGTCCCAGGATTCGCAGTCCCAGCTCTGTGTGCAGGACGCCCCGCGTGCAGCGCCACCGCAGCAGAAGCAACACGTTATCTTCCCCTGTAGAGTGCACCAGCCCCATACCTTACGCTTCCTGGAAGAAACTGAGGCTCTGTGACTCTCCCAGCACTCCCAAG AGCTTACTGTCGAAGTCGTCCCAGCCTTGCTCCAGCACTAAGATAAGTCGCAATCAGAGGACCCTGCGTTTCAACTATGTCCAGGCACCTTGCGTCAATGTGAATCCTTTCACCCCTGACACAGTGCGCAGGAACAGCGGGCTGCAGTGGAGGAACAGTGGTaggagtgatgatgatgaagattaTGGACGCAG GTTGAAACACAGCTTAACGTCATCTGAGGAGGACGATGATGCCTTCCTCCCACCAAAG AGGCGAGCCGTCCAAGCCTTCATGCTGTCGCGCTATGAGAGCGAGTTCCTGGAGCTGGAGTGCATTGGAGTGGGCGAGTTTGGGGCAGTTTACAAGTGTGTGAAGAGGCTGGATGGTTGCTTGTACGCCATTAAGCGCTCTCGCAGACCCCTGGCAGGCTCTGCCAATGA GCAGTTGGCTCTAAAGGAAGTGTATGCGCATGCTGTTCTTGGGCACCACCCACATGTTGTTCGTTATTATTCAGCATGGGCAGAAGACGATCACATGATTATTCAGAATGAATACTGTGATG gtgGAAGCCTCAACGATGCCATTGTGAAGAAGGAGATGCAGGGTGAGCTATTTTCAGAGGCCGAGTTGAAAGATCTGCTCTTAGAGGTGTCGATGGGGCTGAAGTACATCCACAGCTCGGGCCTCGTACACCTGGACATCAAGCCAA GTAATATATTCATCTGCCAGCGTCCCGGGGCTGCAGGTGAAggggagagtgaggaggaagatgacagAGGCACTTCAGCGGGAGTCATTTACAAAATTG GGGATCTGGGTCATGTGACGTCAACAAACAGCCCTCAAGTTGAGGAAGGGGACAGCCGCTTTCTGGCCAGTGAGGTCCTGCATGag GATTACAGCAACCTCCCCAAGGCAGACATCTTTGCTCTGGGCCTCACCGTGCTGCTGGCAGCAGGCGCTCCTCCCATGCCGCAAAATGGAGATGAGTGGCACAGCCTTAGAGAGGGGAAGCTCCCCAAACTGCCCCAGGAGCTATCGGCTCCCTTCAGGAGCCTACTTCAG tcGTTATTGGATCCAGACCTGACCAAGCGTCTATCTGCCAGGGAGGTGTGCAAGCACACTGTCTTAAGGGAGGAGAGGACTGGGAGGCTGGCTGCTCAGCTACGAAGAGAGCTCAATGTAGAGAAGTTTAGGACTGCCATGCTTGAAAA ggAGCTCCAGGAGGCTCGTCAGGCTGCTTTGTCACCCAAGCAGAGCCTCCCTCCCGGACTGAAACCCCCTGCTAAGATGGGGTCTCTACCGAAATCAGGGAGGAGGCTTGTCGGTAGGAAGACTGCGCGATCCATGAGCTTTGGTTGCTCAGGATATGGAGTGTGA
- the wee2 gene encoding wee1-like protein kinase 2 isoform X1: protein MVEGDLFAPSMAALYDGISQQLDFTSCGEEGSSSSDNSSDDYTSRIGSPRIQSPRIQSPRIQSPRIQSPRIQSPRIQSPRIQSPRIRSPSSVCRTPRVQRHRSRSNTLSSPVECTSPIPYASWKKLRLCDSPSTPKSLLSKSSQPCSSTKISRNQRTLRFNYVQAPCVNVNPFTPDTVRRNSGLQWRNSGRSDDDEDYGRRLKHSLTSSEEDDDAFLPPKRRAVQAFMLSRYESEFLELECIGVGEFGAVYKCVKRLDGCLYAIKRSRRPLAGSANEQLALKEVYAHAVLGHHPHVVRYYSAWAEDDHMIIQNEYCDGGSLNDAIVKKEMQGELFSEAELKDLLLEVSMGLKYIHSSGLVHLDIKPSNIFICQRPGAAGEGESEEEDDRGTSAGVIYKIGDLGHVTSTNSPQVEEGDSRFLASEVLHEDYSNLPKADIFALGLTVLLAAGAPPMPQNGDEWHSLREGKLPKLPQELSAPFRSLLQSLLDPDLTKRLSAREVCKHTVLREERTGRLAAQLRRELNVEKFRTAMLEKELQEARQAALSPKQSLPPGLKPPAKMGSLPKSGRRLVGRKTARSMSFGCSGYGV from the exons ATGGTGGAAGGCGACTTGTTC GCCCCAAGCATGGCGGCATTGTATGACGGGATCAGCCAGCAGCTGGACTTCACTAGctgtggagaggaggggagcagcagcagtgacaacagTTCAGATGACTACACCTCCAGGATCGGCAGTCCCCGGATCCAGAGTCCCCGGATCCAGAGTCCCCGGATCCAGAGTCCCAGGATCCAGAGTCCCAGGATCCAGAGTCCCCGGATCCAGAGTCCCCGGATCCAGAGTCCCAGGATTCGCAGTCCCAGCTCTGTGTGCAGGACGCCCCGCGTGCAGCGCCACCGCAGCAGAAGCAACACGTTATCTTCCCCTGTAGAGTGCACCAGCCCCATACCTTACGCTTCCTGGAAGAAACTGAGGCTCTGTGACTCTCCCAGCACTCCCAAG AGCTTACTGTCGAAGTCGTCCCAGCCTTGCTCCAGCACTAAGATAAGTCGCAATCAGAGGACCCTGCGTTTCAACTATGTCCAGGCACCTTGCGTCAATGTGAATCCTTTCACCCCTGACACAGTGCGCAGGAACAGCGGGCTGCAGTGGAGGAACAGTGGTaggagtgatgatgatgaagattaTGGACGCAG GTTGAAACACAGCTTAACGTCATCTGAGGAGGACGATGATGCCTTCCTCCCACCAAAG AGGCGAGCCGTCCAAGCCTTCATGCTGTCGCGCTATGAGAGCGAGTTCCTGGAGCTGGAGTGCATTGGAGTGGGCGAGTTTGGGGCAGTTTACAAGTGTGTGAAGAGGCTGGATGGTTGCTTGTACGCCATTAAGCGCTCTCGCAGACCCCTGGCAGGCTCTGCCAATGA GCAGTTGGCTCTAAAGGAAGTGTATGCGCATGCTGTTCTTGGGCACCACCCACATGTTGTTCGTTATTATTCAGCATGGGCAGAAGACGATCACATGATTATTCAGAATGAATACTGTGATG gtgGAAGCCTCAACGATGCCATTGTGAAGAAGGAGATGCAGGGTGAGCTATTTTCAGAGGCCGAGTTGAAAGATCTGCTCTTAGAGGTGTCGATGGGGCTGAAGTACATCCACAGCTCGGGCCTCGTACACCTGGACATCAAGCCAA GTAATATATTCATCTGCCAGCGTCCCGGGGCTGCAGGTGAAggggagagtgaggaggaagatgacagAGGCACTTCAGCGGGAGTCATTTACAAAATTG GGGATCTGGGTCATGTGACGTCAACAAACAGCCCTCAAGTTGAGGAAGGGGACAGCCGCTTTCTGGCCAGTGAGGTCCTGCATGag GATTACAGCAACCTCCCCAAGGCAGACATCTTTGCTCTGGGCCTCACCGTGCTGCTGGCAGCAGGCGCTCCTCCCATGCCGCAAAATGGAGATGAGTGGCACAGCCTTAGAGAGGGGAAGCTCCCCAAACTGCCCCAGGAGCTATCGGCTCCCTTCAGGAGCCTACTTCAG tcGTTATTGGATCCAGACCTGACCAAGCGTCTATCTGCCAGGGAGGTGTGCAAGCACACTGTCTTAAGGGAGGAGAGGACTGGGAGGCTGGCTGCTCAGCTACGAAGAGAGCTCAATGTAGAGAAGTTTAGGACTGCCATGCTTGAAAA ggAGCTCCAGGAGGCTCGTCAGGCTGCTTTGTCACCCAAGCAGAGCCTCCCTCCCGGACTGAAACCCCCTGCTAAGATGGGGTCTCTACCGAAATCAGGGAGGAGGCTTGTCGGTAGGAAGACTGCGCGATCCATGAGCTTTGGTTGCTCAGGATATGGAGTGTGA
- the wee2 gene encoding wee1-like protein kinase 2 isoform X4, translating into MVEGDLFAPSMAALYDGISQQLDFTSCGEEGSSSSDNSSDDYTSRIGSPRIQSPRIQSPRIQSPRIQSPRIRSPSSVCRTPRVQRHRSRSNTLSSPVECTSPIPYASWKKLRLCDSPSTPKSLLSKSSQPCSSTKISRNQRTLRFNYVQAPCVNVNPFTPDTVRRNSGLQWRNSGRSDDDEDYGRRLKHSLTSSEEDDDAFLPPKRRAVQAFMLSRYESEFLELECIGVGEFGAVYKCVKRLDGCLYAIKRSRRPLAGSANEQLALKEVYAHAVLGHHPHVVRYYSAWAEDDHMIIQNEYCDGGSLNDAIVKKEMQGELFSEAELKDLLLEVSMGLKYIHSSGLVHLDIKPSNIFICQRPGAAGEGESEEEDDRGTSAGVIYKIGDLGHVTSTNSPQVEEGDSRFLASEVLHEDYSNLPKADIFALGLTVLLAAGAPPMPQNGDEWHSLREGKLPKLPQELSAPFRSLLQSLLDPDLTKRLSAREVCKHTVLREERTGRLAAQLRRELNVEKFRTAMLEKELQEARQAALSPKQSLPPGLKPPAKMGSLPKSGRRLVGRKTARSMSFGCSGYGV; encoded by the exons ATGGTGGAAGGCGACTTGTTC GCCCCAAGCATGGCGGCATTGTATGACGGGATCAGCCAGCAGCTGGACTTCACTAGctgtggagaggaggggagcagcagcagtgacaacagTTCAGATGACTACACCTCCAGGATCGGCAGTCCCCG GATCCAGAGTCCCAGGATCCAGAGTCCCCGGATCCAGAGTCCCCGGATCCAGAGTCCCAGGATTCGCAGTCCCAGCTCTGTGTGCAGGACGCCCCGCGTGCAGCGCCACCGCAGCAGAAGCAACACGTTATCTTCCCCTGTAGAGTGCACCAGCCCCATACCTTACGCTTCCTGGAAGAAACTGAGGCTCTGTGACTCTCCCAGCACTCCCAAG AGCTTACTGTCGAAGTCGTCCCAGCCTTGCTCCAGCACTAAGATAAGTCGCAATCAGAGGACCCTGCGTTTCAACTATGTCCAGGCACCTTGCGTCAATGTGAATCCTTTCACCCCTGACACAGTGCGCAGGAACAGCGGGCTGCAGTGGAGGAACAGTGGTaggagtgatgatgatgaagattaTGGACGCAG GTTGAAACACAGCTTAACGTCATCTGAGGAGGACGATGATGCCTTCCTCCCACCAAAG AGGCGAGCCGTCCAAGCCTTCATGCTGTCGCGCTATGAGAGCGAGTTCCTGGAGCTGGAGTGCATTGGAGTGGGCGAGTTTGGGGCAGTTTACAAGTGTGTGAAGAGGCTGGATGGTTGCTTGTACGCCATTAAGCGCTCTCGCAGACCCCTGGCAGGCTCTGCCAATGA GCAGTTGGCTCTAAAGGAAGTGTATGCGCATGCTGTTCTTGGGCACCACCCACATGTTGTTCGTTATTATTCAGCATGGGCAGAAGACGATCACATGATTATTCAGAATGAATACTGTGATG gtgGAAGCCTCAACGATGCCATTGTGAAGAAGGAGATGCAGGGTGAGCTATTTTCAGAGGCCGAGTTGAAAGATCTGCTCTTAGAGGTGTCGATGGGGCTGAAGTACATCCACAGCTCGGGCCTCGTACACCTGGACATCAAGCCAA GTAATATATTCATCTGCCAGCGTCCCGGGGCTGCAGGTGAAggggagagtgaggaggaagatgacagAGGCACTTCAGCGGGAGTCATTTACAAAATTG GGGATCTGGGTCATGTGACGTCAACAAACAGCCCTCAAGTTGAGGAAGGGGACAGCCGCTTTCTGGCCAGTGAGGTCCTGCATGag GATTACAGCAACCTCCCCAAGGCAGACATCTTTGCTCTGGGCCTCACCGTGCTGCTGGCAGCAGGCGCTCCTCCCATGCCGCAAAATGGAGATGAGTGGCACAGCCTTAGAGAGGGGAAGCTCCCCAAACTGCCCCAGGAGCTATCGGCTCCCTTCAGGAGCCTACTTCAG tcGTTATTGGATCCAGACCTGACCAAGCGTCTATCTGCCAGGGAGGTGTGCAAGCACACTGTCTTAAGGGAGGAGAGGACTGGGAGGCTGGCTGCTCAGCTACGAAGAGAGCTCAATGTAGAGAAGTTTAGGACTGCCATGCTTGAAAA ggAGCTCCAGGAGGCTCGTCAGGCTGCTTTGTCACCCAAGCAGAGCCTCCCTCCCGGACTGAAACCCCCTGCTAAGATGGGGTCTCTACCGAAATCAGGGAGGAGGCTTGTCGGTAGGAAGACTGCGCGATCCATGAGCTTTGGTTGCTCAGGATATGGAGTGTGA
- the wee2 gene encoding wee1-like protein kinase 2 isoform X5 has product MVEGDLFAPSMAALYDGISQQLDFTSCGEEGSSSSDNSSDDYTSRIGSPRIQSPRIQSPRIQSPRIRSPSSVCRTPRVQRHRSRSNTLSSPVECTSPIPYASWKKLRLCDSPSTPKSLLSKSSQPCSSTKISRNQRTLRFNYVQAPCVNVNPFTPDTVRRNSGLQWRNSGRSDDDEDYGRRLKHSLTSSEEDDDAFLPPKRRAVQAFMLSRYESEFLELECIGVGEFGAVYKCVKRLDGCLYAIKRSRRPLAGSANEQLALKEVYAHAVLGHHPHVVRYYSAWAEDDHMIIQNEYCDGGSLNDAIVKKEMQGELFSEAELKDLLLEVSMGLKYIHSSGLVHLDIKPSNIFICQRPGAAGEGESEEEDDRGTSAGVIYKIGDLGHVTSTNSPQVEEGDSRFLASEVLHEDYSNLPKADIFALGLTVLLAAGAPPMPQNGDEWHSLREGKLPKLPQELSAPFRSLLQSLLDPDLTKRLSAREVCKHTVLREERTGRLAAQLRRELNVEKFRTAMLEKELQEARQAALSPKQSLPPGLKPPAKMGSLPKSGRRLVGRKTARSMSFGCSGYGV; this is encoded by the exons ATGGTGGAAGGCGACTTGTTC GCCCCAAGCATGGCGGCATTGTATGACGGGATCAGCCAGCAGCTGGACTTCACTAGctgtggagaggaggggagcagcagcagtgacaacagTTCAGATGACTACACCTCCAGGATCGGCAGTCCCCG GATCCAGAGTCCCCGGATCCAGAGTCCCCGGATCCAGAGTCCCAGGATTCGCAGTCCCAGCTCTGTGTGCAGGACGCCCCGCGTGCAGCGCCACCGCAGCAGAAGCAACACGTTATCTTCCCCTGTAGAGTGCACCAGCCCCATACCTTACGCTTCCTGGAAGAAACTGAGGCTCTGTGACTCTCCCAGCACTCCCAAG AGCTTACTGTCGAAGTCGTCCCAGCCTTGCTCCAGCACTAAGATAAGTCGCAATCAGAGGACCCTGCGTTTCAACTATGTCCAGGCACCTTGCGTCAATGTGAATCCTTTCACCCCTGACACAGTGCGCAGGAACAGCGGGCTGCAGTGGAGGAACAGTGGTaggagtgatgatgatgaagattaTGGACGCAG GTTGAAACACAGCTTAACGTCATCTGAGGAGGACGATGATGCCTTCCTCCCACCAAAG AGGCGAGCCGTCCAAGCCTTCATGCTGTCGCGCTATGAGAGCGAGTTCCTGGAGCTGGAGTGCATTGGAGTGGGCGAGTTTGGGGCAGTTTACAAGTGTGTGAAGAGGCTGGATGGTTGCTTGTACGCCATTAAGCGCTCTCGCAGACCCCTGGCAGGCTCTGCCAATGA GCAGTTGGCTCTAAAGGAAGTGTATGCGCATGCTGTTCTTGGGCACCACCCACATGTTGTTCGTTATTATTCAGCATGGGCAGAAGACGATCACATGATTATTCAGAATGAATACTGTGATG gtgGAAGCCTCAACGATGCCATTGTGAAGAAGGAGATGCAGGGTGAGCTATTTTCAGAGGCCGAGTTGAAAGATCTGCTCTTAGAGGTGTCGATGGGGCTGAAGTACATCCACAGCTCGGGCCTCGTACACCTGGACATCAAGCCAA GTAATATATTCATCTGCCAGCGTCCCGGGGCTGCAGGTGAAggggagagtgaggaggaagatgacagAGGCACTTCAGCGGGAGTCATTTACAAAATTG GGGATCTGGGTCATGTGACGTCAACAAACAGCCCTCAAGTTGAGGAAGGGGACAGCCGCTTTCTGGCCAGTGAGGTCCTGCATGag GATTACAGCAACCTCCCCAAGGCAGACATCTTTGCTCTGGGCCTCACCGTGCTGCTGGCAGCAGGCGCTCCTCCCATGCCGCAAAATGGAGATGAGTGGCACAGCCTTAGAGAGGGGAAGCTCCCCAAACTGCCCCAGGAGCTATCGGCTCCCTTCAGGAGCCTACTTCAG tcGTTATTGGATCCAGACCTGACCAAGCGTCTATCTGCCAGGGAGGTGTGCAAGCACACTGTCTTAAGGGAGGAGAGGACTGGGAGGCTGGCTGCTCAGCTACGAAGAGAGCTCAATGTAGAGAAGTTTAGGACTGCCATGCTTGAAAA ggAGCTCCAGGAGGCTCGTCAGGCTGCTTTGTCACCCAAGCAGAGCCTCCCTCCCGGACTGAAACCCCCTGCTAAGATGGGGTCTCTACCGAAATCAGGGAGGAGGCTTGTCGGTAGGAAGACTGCGCGATCCATGAGCTTTGGTTGCTCAGGATATGGAGTGTGA
- the wee2 gene encoding wee1-like protein kinase 2 isoform X6 yields MVEGDLFAPSMAALYDGISQQLDFTSCGEEGSSSSDNSSDDYTSRIGSPRIQSPRIQSPRIRSPSSVCRTPRVQRHRSRSNTLSSPVECTSPIPYASWKKLRLCDSPSTPKSLLSKSSQPCSSTKISRNQRTLRFNYVQAPCVNVNPFTPDTVRRNSGLQWRNSGRSDDDEDYGRRLKHSLTSSEEDDDAFLPPKRRAVQAFMLSRYESEFLELECIGVGEFGAVYKCVKRLDGCLYAIKRSRRPLAGSANEQLALKEVYAHAVLGHHPHVVRYYSAWAEDDHMIIQNEYCDGGSLNDAIVKKEMQGELFSEAELKDLLLEVSMGLKYIHSSGLVHLDIKPSNIFICQRPGAAGEGESEEEDDRGTSAGVIYKIGDLGHVTSTNSPQVEEGDSRFLASEVLHEDYSNLPKADIFALGLTVLLAAGAPPMPQNGDEWHSLREGKLPKLPQELSAPFRSLLQSLLDPDLTKRLSAREVCKHTVLREERTGRLAAQLRRELNVEKFRTAMLEKELQEARQAALSPKQSLPPGLKPPAKMGSLPKSGRRLVGRKTARSMSFGCSGYGV; encoded by the exons ATGGTGGAAGGCGACTTGTTC GCCCCAAGCATGGCGGCATTGTATGACGGGATCAGCCAGCAGCTGGACTTCACTAGctgtggagaggaggggagcagcagcagtgacaacagTTCAGATGACTACACCTCCAGGATCGGC AGTCCCCGGATCCAGAGTCCCCGGATCCAGAGTCCCAGGATTCGCAGTCCCAGCTCTGTGTGCAGGACGCCCCGCGTGCAGCGCCACCGCAGCAGAAGCAACACGTTATCTTCCCCTGTAGAGTGCACCAGCCCCATACCTTACGCTTCCTGGAAGAAACTGAGGCTCTGTGACTCTCCCAGCACTCCCAAG AGCTTACTGTCGAAGTCGTCCCAGCCTTGCTCCAGCACTAAGATAAGTCGCAATCAGAGGACCCTGCGTTTCAACTATGTCCAGGCACCTTGCGTCAATGTGAATCCTTTCACCCCTGACACAGTGCGCAGGAACAGCGGGCTGCAGTGGAGGAACAGTGGTaggagtgatgatgatgaagattaTGGACGCAG GTTGAAACACAGCTTAACGTCATCTGAGGAGGACGATGATGCCTTCCTCCCACCAAAG AGGCGAGCCGTCCAAGCCTTCATGCTGTCGCGCTATGAGAGCGAGTTCCTGGAGCTGGAGTGCATTGGAGTGGGCGAGTTTGGGGCAGTTTACAAGTGTGTGAAGAGGCTGGATGGTTGCTTGTACGCCATTAAGCGCTCTCGCAGACCCCTGGCAGGCTCTGCCAATGA GCAGTTGGCTCTAAAGGAAGTGTATGCGCATGCTGTTCTTGGGCACCACCCACATGTTGTTCGTTATTATTCAGCATGGGCAGAAGACGATCACATGATTATTCAGAATGAATACTGTGATG gtgGAAGCCTCAACGATGCCATTGTGAAGAAGGAGATGCAGGGTGAGCTATTTTCAGAGGCCGAGTTGAAAGATCTGCTCTTAGAGGTGTCGATGGGGCTGAAGTACATCCACAGCTCGGGCCTCGTACACCTGGACATCAAGCCAA GTAATATATTCATCTGCCAGCGTCCCGGGGCTGCAGGTGAAggggagagtgaggaggaagatgacagAGGCACTTCAGCGGGAGTCATTTACAAAATTG GGGATCTGGGTCATGTGACGTCAACAAACAGCCCTCAAGTTGAGGAAGGGGACAGCCGCTTTCTGGCCAGTGAGGTCCTGCATGag GATTACAGCAACCTCCCCAAGGCAGACATCTTTGCTCTGGGCCTCACCGTGCTGCTGGCAGCAGGCGCTCCTCCCATGCCGCAAAATGGAGATGAGTGGCACAGCCTTAGAGAGGGGAAGCTCCCCAAACTGCCCCAGGAGCTATCGGCTCCCTTCAGGAGCCTACTTCAG tcGTTATTGGATCCAGACCTGACCAAGCGTCTATCTGCCAGGGAGGTGTGCAAGCACACTGTCTTAAGGGAGGAGAGGACTGGGAGGCTGGCTGCTCAGCTACGAAGAGAGCTCAATGTAGAGAAGTTTAGGACTGCCATGCTTGAAAA ggAGCTCCAGGAGGCTCGTCAGGCTGCTTTGTCACCCAAGCAGAGCCTCCCTCCCGGACTGAAACCCCCTGCTAAGATGGGGTCTCTACCGAAATCAGGGAGGAGGCTTGTCGGTAGGAAGACTGCGCGATCCATGAGCTTTGGTTGCTCAGGATATGGAGTGTGA
- the wee2 gene encoding wee1-like protein kinase 2 isoform X7 produces the protein MVEGDLFAPSMAALYDGISQQLDFTSCGEEGSSSSDNSSDDYTSRIGSPRIQSPRIRSPSSVCRTPRVQRHRSRSNTLSSPVECTSPIPYASWKKLRLCDSPSTPKSLLSKSSQPCSSTKISRNQRTLRFNYVQAPCVNVNPFTPDTVRRNSGLQWRNSGRSDDDEDYGRRLKHSLTSSEEDDDAFLPPKRRAVQAFMLSRYESEFLELECIGVGEFGAVYKCVKRLDGCLYAIKRSRRPLAGSANEQLALKEVYAHAVLGHHPHVVRYYSAWAEDDHMIIQNEYCDGGSLNDAIVKKEMQGELFSEAELKDLLLEVSMGLKYIHSSGLVHLDIKPSNIFICQRPGAAGEGESEEEDDRGTSAGVIYKIGDLGHVTSTNSPQVEEGDSRFLASEVLHEDYSNLPKADIFALGLTVLLAAGAPPMPQNGDEWHSLREGKLPKLPQELSAPFRSLLQSLLDPDLTKRLSAREVCKHTVLREERTGRLAAQLRRELNVEKFRTAMLEKELQEARQAALSPKQSLPPGLKPPAKMGSLPKSGRRLVGRKTARSMSFGCSGYGV, from the exons ATGGTGGAAGGCGACTTGTTC GCCCCAAGCATGGCGGCATTGTATGACGGGATCAGCCAGCAGCTGGACTTCACTAGctgtggagaggaggggagcagcagcagtgacaacagTTCAGATGACTACACCTCCAGGATCGGC AGTCCCCGGATCCAGAGTCCCAGGATTCGCAGTCCCAGCTCTGTGTGCAGGACGCCCCGCGTGCAGCGCCACCGCAGCAGAAGCAACACGTTATCTTCCCCTGTAGAGTGCACCAGCCCCATACCTTACGCTTCCTGGAAGAAACTGAGGCTCTGTGACTCTCCCAGCACTCCCAAG AGCTTACTGTCGAAGTCGTCCCAGCCTTGCTCCAGCACTAAGATAAGTCGCAATCAGAGGACCCTGCGTTTCAACTATGTCCAGGCACCTTGCGTCAATGTGAATCCTTTCACCCCTGACACAGTGCGCAGGAACAGCGGGCTGCAGTGGAGGAACAGTGGTaggagtgatgatgatgaagattaTGGACGCAG GTTGAAACACAGCTTAACGTCATCTGAGGAGGACGATGATGCCTTCCTCCCACCAAAG AGGCGAGCCGTCCAAGCCTTCATGCTGTCGCGCTATGAGAGCGAGTTCCTGGAGCTGGAGTGCATTGGAGTGGGCGAGTTTGGGGCAGTTTACAAGTGTGTGAAGAGGCTGGATGGTTGCTTGTACGCCATTAAGCGCTCTCGCAGACCCCTGGCAGGCTCTGCCAATGA GCAGTTGGCTCTAAAGGAAGTGTATGCGCATGCTGTTCTTGGGCACCACCCACATGTTGTTCGTTATTATTCAGCATGGGCAGAAGACGATCACATGATTATTCAGAATGAATACTGTGATG gtgGAAGCCTCAACGATGCCATTGTGAAGAAGGAGATGCAGGGTGAGCTATTTTCAGAGGCCGAGTTGAAAGATCTGCTCTTAGAGGTGTCGATGGGGCTGAAGTACATCCACAGCTCGGGCCTCGTACACCTGGACATCAAGCCAA GTAATATATTCATCTGCCAGCGTCCCGGGGCTGCAGGTGAAggggagagtgaggaggaagatgacagAGGCACTTCAGCGGGAGTCATTTACAAAATTG GGGATCTGGGTCATGTGACGTCAACAAACAGCCCTCAAGTTGAGGAAGGGGACAGCCGCTTTCTGGCCAGTGAGGTCCTGCATGag GATTACAGCAACCTCCCCAAGGCAGACATCTTTGCTCTGGGCCTCACCGTGCTGCTGGCAGCAGGCGCTCCTCCCATGCCGCAAAATGGAGATGAGTGGCACAGCCTTAGAGAGGGGAAGCTCCCCAAACTGCCCCAGGAGCTATCGGCTCCCTTCAGGAGCCTACTTCAG tcGTTATTGGATCCAGACCTGACCAAGCGTCTATCTGCCAGGGAGGTGTGCAAGCACACTGTCTTAAGGGAGGAGAGGACTGGGAGGCTGGCTGCTCAGCTACGAAGAGAGCTCAATGTAGAGAAGTTTAGGACTGCCATGCTTGAAAA ggAGCTCCAGGAGGCTCGTCAGGCTGCTTTGTCACCCAAGCAGAGCCTCCCTCCCGGACTGAAACCCCCTGCTAAGATGGGGTCTCTACCGAAATCAGGGAGGAGGCTTGTCGGTAGGAAGACTGCGCGATCCATGAGCTTTGGTTGCTCAGGATATGGAGTGTGA